Proteins co-encoded in one Candidatus Equadaptatus faecalis genomic window:
- a CDS encoding histidine phosphatase family protein: MDTPTVIYLVRHGECEGNADNRLRGRVDFPLNETGRLQAKAVAKALCCERLEYVYSSPLKRALETAELIAPPHRLSVISREGFNNMRLGVWENRKKDELEKEFPKMWKLWLTNPESLNIEGAETVDNVQARAFAALNGIVNSHRGARIAVVSHRGVLKPLIAAALGIAKPYMWRIHLDNASCSCLVHTPERGYTLIKSNSVEHLRGISFVREFN, encoded by the coding sequence ACGCCGACAGTGATATACCTTGTTAGGCACGGCGAATGTGAAGGCAACGCAGACAACCGTCTGCGCGGGCGTGTCGATTTTCCCCTGAACGAAACGGGGCGTCTGCAGGCGAAAGCGGTAGCGAAGGCTCTTTGCTGCGAACGTCTTGAATACGTGTACTCCAGTCCGCTTAAAAGAGCGCTGGAAACGGCGGAGCTTATAGCTCCGCCGCACAGACTTTCCGTGATTTCACGGGAAGGCTTTAACAATATGCGGCTTGGTGTCTGGGAAAACAGGAAGAAAGACGAACTTGAAAAAGAATTTCCCAAAATGTGGAAGCTTTGGCTGACAAATCCCGAAAGCCTGAACATAGAGGGTGCGGAAACTGTTGACAACGTGCAGGCGCGTGCGTTTGCCGCGCTGAACGGAATAGTCAACTCTCATCGCGGGGCGCGAATTGCGGTTGTTTCGCACCGCGGCGTGCTGAAACCGCTTATAGCTGCGGCTCTGGGAATAGCCAAGCCTTACATGTGGCGCATACATCTTGACAATGCCTCCTGTTCCTGTCTCGTGCACACGCCGGAACGCGGCTACACGCTGATTAAATCAAATAGCGTTGAACATCTGCGGGGCATATCGTTTGTCAGGGAGTTTAACTGA
- the folK gene encoding 2-amino-4-hydroxy-6-hydroxymethyldihydropteridine diphosphokinase encodes MRKAWLSLGSNEGNRTEMLLQALEMLADVFEITEESPVYETEPWGITAQPKFLNMCVGIETELGAYEVLEKINEIEAMLGRLRKTRWGQRTIDIDIVFFENEIIAGEKLTVPHKYMHERAFVLVPLNDIAPGFVHPLLKKTVKEMLDELPKEKMTCLGYIRKNTD; translated from the coding sequence ATGCGTAAAGCGTGGCTCTCGCTCGGCTCCAACGAAGGCAACAGGACGGAAATGCTTTTGCAGGCGCTTGAAATGCTTGCTGACGTATTTGAAATAACCGAAGAAAGCCCTGTGTACGAAACAGAACCGTGGGGTATAACCGCCCAGCCGAAATTTCTAAACATGTGCGTCGGCATAGAAACCGAACTTGGCGCATACGAAGTGCTTGAAAAAATCAACGAAATTGAAGCTATGCTCGGAAGGCTCCGCAAAACACGCTGGGGGCAGCGGACAATAGACATAGACATAGTGTTCTTTGAGAACGAAATTATTGCCGGCGAAAAGCTTACTGTTCCGCACAAATACATGCACGAGAGAGCCTTTGTGCTGGTTCCGCTGAATGACATAGCGCCCGGCTTTGTGCACCCTCTGCTGAAAAAAACAGTAAAAGAGATGCTTGACGAACTGCCAAAGGAGAAAATGACATGTTTGGGATACATCCGAAAAAATACGGATTGA
- the folP gene encoding dihydropteroate synthase, with protein MRVCRISVNSKDELAEELKKIGANPASLPFFENRRETLALLADSMPCAAANILKQELLSAGGDAAVHAHAVDCRAEASRVLIFADKKQLASVCGKLKQMPWWGFPELADDIKKCSADAVRVRTKIAGIINLTDDSFYAESRTAVSDAVSRAKQLVSEGADLLDLGAESTRPGAERTDESEELEKIRAVLPEIRAALPDVKISVDTTRFSVAKAALEKGADIINDVSGLADENIVKACRDHGSGYVLTHSRGTSVTMDGMCEYDNILLEINSFFERKIELAEKTGLKREKIILDPGFGFAKNEKQNLYLLKNLCAFRGFGLPLLVGVSRKRFLGAELKAEERLEATLSATALCVLQNAEYVRVHDVAANRRAADFCGALKNA; from the coding sequence ATGCGGGTCTGCAGAATTTCTGTAAACAGCAAAGACGAACTGGCTGAAGAGCTGAAAAAAATTGGTGCAAATCCGGCAAGTCTGCCGTTTTTTGAAAACAGGCGCGAAACTCTGGCACTTCTCGCAGATTCAATGCCGTGCGCCGCGGCAAACATCCTGAAACAGGAACTGCTCTCCGCAGGCGGTGACGCCGCCGTGCACGCTCATGCGGTTGACTGCCGCGCGGAAGCAAGCAGGGTTTTGATATTTGCGGACAAAAAGCAGCTTGCCTCGGTCTGCGGAAAGCTGAAACAGATGCCGTGGTGGGGTTTTCCTGAACTTGCGGACGACATAAAAAAATGCTCTGCCGATGCTGTGCGTGTCAGAACAAAAATTGCAGGCATAATAAATCTCACGGACGACTCGTTTTATGCAGAAAGCAGAACGGCAGTTTCGGACGCGGTAAGCCGCGCAAAGCAGCTTGTATCCGAGGGTGCGGACCTTCTTGATTTGGGAGCCGAATCTACGCGCCCCGGAGCGGAAAGAACGGACGAAAGCGAAGAACTTGAAAAAATACGCGCAGTTCTGCCCGAAATACGCGCGGCTTTGCCTGACGTCAAAATATCCGTTGACACAACCCGTTTTTCGGTTGCCAAAGCGGCGCTTGAAAAAGGTGCTGATATAATCAATGACGTATCGGGGCTTGCAGACGAAAACATTGTGAAAGCCTGCCGCGACCATGGATCGGGATACGTTCTCACGCACAGCCGCGGAACGTCTGTGACTATGGACGGAATGTGTGAATATGACAATATACTGCTTGAAATAAACAGTTTTTTTGAACGGAAGATAGAGCTTGCAGAGAAAACAGGATTGAAACGCGAAAAAATAATTCTTGATCCCGGCTTCGGTTTTGCCAAAAACGAAAAGCAAAATCTGTATCTGCTGAAAAATTTATGTGCTTTCCGCGGCTTCGGGCTTCCGCTGCTCGTCGGAGTTTCAAGAAAACGCTTCCTCGGCGCGGAGCTGAAAGCGGAAGAAAGACTGGAAGCCACTTTGTCAGCCACGGCGCTCTGTGTGTTGCAGAACGCTGAATACGTCAGGGTGCACGACGTTGCGGCAAACAGGCGTGCGGCGGATTTTTGCGGGGCCTTGAAAAATGCGTAA